The Castor canadensis chromosome 8, mCasCan1.hap1v2, whole genome shotgun sequence genome contains a region encoding:
- the Smarcc2 gene encoding SWI/SNF complex subunit SMARCC2 isoform X4: protein MAVRKKDGGPNVKYYEAADTVTQFDNVRLWLGKNYKKYIQAEPPTNKSLSSLVVQLLQFQEEVFGKHVSNAPLTKLPIKCFLDFKAGGSLCHILAAAYKFKSDQGWRRYDFQNPSRMDRNVEMFMTIEKSLVQNNCLSRPNIFLCPEIEPKLLGKLKDIIKRHQGTVTEDKNNASHVVYPVPGNLEEEEWVRPVMKRDKQVLLHWGYYPDSYDTWIPASEIEASVEDAPTPEKPRKVHAKWILDTDTFNEWMNEEDYEVNDDKNPVSRRKKISAKTLTDEVNSPDSDRRDKKGGNYKKRKRSPSPSPTPEAKKKNAKKGPSTPYTKSKRGHREEEQEDLTKDMDEPSPVPNVEEVTLPKTVNTKKDSESAPVKGGTMTDLDEQEDESMETTGKDEDESSTGNKGEQTKNPDLHEDNVTEQTHHIIIPSYAAWFDYNSVHAIERRALPEFFNGKNKSKTPEIYLAYRNFMIDTYRLNPQEYLTSTACRRNLAGDVCAIMRVHAFLEQWGLINYQVDAESRPTPMGPPPTSHFHVLADTPSGLVPLQPKTPQSSASQQMLNFPDKGKEKPTDMQNFGLRTDMYTKKNVPSKSKAAASATREWTEQETLLLLEALEMYKDDWNKVSEHVGSRTQDECILHFLRLPIEDPYLEDSEASLGPLAYQPIPFSQSGNPVMSTVAFLASVVDPRVASAAAKSALEEFSKMKEEVPTALVEAHVRKVEEAAKVTGKADPAFGLESSGIAGTTSDEPERIEESGTDEARAEGQAADEKKEPKEPREGGGAIEEEAKEKTSEAPKKDEEKGKEGDSEKESEKSDGDPIVDPEKEKEPKEGQEEVLKEVVESEGERKTKVERDIGEGNLSTAAAAALAAAAVKAKHLAAVEERKIKSLVALLVETQMKKLEIKLRHFEELETIMDREREALEYQRQQLLADRQAFHMEQLKYAEMRARQQHFQQMHQQQQQPPPTLPPGSQPIPPTGATAGPPTVHGLAVAPAAVAPAPAGSGALPGSLGPSEQIGQAGSTAGPQQPQPVGAPQPGAVPPGVPPPGPHGPSPFPNQQTPPSMMPGAVPGSGHPGVAGNTPLGLPFGMPPPPPPAPSIIPFGSLADSISINLPPPPNLHGHHHHLPFAPGTLPPPNLPVSMANPLHPNLPATTTMPSSLPLGPGLGSAAAQSPAIVAAVQGNLLPSASPLPDPGTPLPPDPTAPSPGTVTPVPPPQ from the exons ATGGCGGTGCGGAAGAAGGACGGCGGCCCCAACGTGAAGTACTACGAGGCCGCGGACACTGTGACCCAGTTCGACAACGTGCGGCTCTGGCTAGGCAAGAACTACAAGAAG TATATACAAGCTGAACCACCTACCAACAAGTCCCTGTCTAGCCTGGTTGTACAGTTGCTACAATTTCAGGAAGAAGTTTTTGGCAAACATGTAAGCAATGCACCACTCACTAAGCTGCCG atCAAATGTTTCCTAGATTTCAAAGCAGGAGGCTCCCTGTGCCACATTCTTGCAGCTGCCTATAAATTCAAGagtgaccagggatg GCGGCGTTATGATTTCCAGAATCCATCACGCATGGACCGCAATGTGGAAATGTTCATGACCATTGAGAAGTCTTTGGTACAG AATAATTGTCTGTCTCGACCTAACATTTTTCTGTGCCCAGAAATTGAGCCTAAACTGCTAGGGAAATTAAAGGACATTATCAAGAGACACCAG GGAACAGTCACGGAGGATAAGAACAATGCCTCCCATGTTGTGTATCCTGTCCCAGGAAACCTAGAAGAAG AGGAATGGGTACGACCAGTCATGAAGAGAGATAAGCAGGTTCTTCTGCACTGGGGCTACTATCCTGACAG TTATGACACATGGATCCCTGcaagtgaaattgaagcatctGTGGAAGATGCTCCAACTCCTGAGAAACCTAGGAAG GTTCATGCAAAGTGGATCTTGGACACAGACACCttcaatgaatggatgaatgaggaAGACTATGAAGTAAATGATGACAAAAATCCTGTCTCCCGCCGAAAAAAGATTTCAGCTAAGACATTGACAGATGAG GTAAATAGCCCGGATTCAGATCGACGAGACAAGAAGGGGGGGAACTATAAAAAGAGGAAGCGCTCCCCCTCTCCTTCACCAACCCCAGAAGCTAAGAAGAAAAATGCTAAGAAAGG TCCCTCAACACCTTATACCAAGTCAAAGCGTGGCCACAGAGAAGAGGAACAAGAAGACCTGACAAAAGACATGGATGAGCCCTCTCCAGTTCCCAATGTAGAAGAGGTGACACTGCCCAAAACAG TCAACACTAAGAAGGACTCAGAGTCAGCCCCAGTCAAAGGAGGCACCATGACTGACCTGG aTGAACAGGAGGATGAAAGCATGGAAACCACGGGCAAG GATGAGGATGAAAGCAGTACGGGGAACAAGGGGGAGCAGACCAAGAATCCAGACCTGCATGAGGACAATGTGACTGAACAGACCCACCACATCATTATTCCCAGCTATGCTGCCTGGTTTGACTACAACAG CGTTCATGCTATTGAGCGGAGGGCTCTCCCTGAGTTCTTTAACGGCAAGAACAAGTCCAAGACTCCAGAGAT CTACCTGGCCTATCGAAACTTCATGATTGACACTTACCGACTGAACCCCCAGGAGTATCTCACCTCCACTGCCTGCCGCCGGAACCTGGCAGGTGATGTCTGTGCCATCATGAG gGTCCATGCCTTCCTAGAACAGTGGGGTCTTATTAACTATCAGGTGGATGCTGAGAGTCGACCAACCCCAATGGGGCCTCCACCCACCTCTCACTTCCATGTCTTGGCAGACACACCTTCGGGGCTGGTACCTCTGCAGCCCAAGACTCCACAG AGCTCTGCTTCCCAGCAAATGCTCAACTTTCCTGACAAAGGCAAAGAAAAACCAACAGATATGCAGAACTTTGGGCTGCGCACAGACATGTACACAAAGAAGAATGTCCCTTCCAAG AGCAAAGCTGCAGCCAGTGCCACTCGAGAGTGGACAGAACAGGAGACTCTGCTTCTTCTGGAG GCCCTGGAAATGTACAAGGATGACTGGAACAAAGTATCTGAACATGTGGGAAGCCGTACACAGGACGAGTGCATCTTGCATTTTCTTCGCCTTCCCATTGAAGACCCATACCTGGAGGACTCAGAGGCCTCCCTGGGCCCCCTGGCCTACCAACCCATCCCCTTCAGTCAGTCGGGCAACCCTGTTATGAGCACTGTTGCCTTCCTGGCTTCTGTTGTTGATCCCCGAGTCGCCTCTGCTGCTGCAAAGTCAGCCCTAG AGGAGTTCTCCAAAATGAAAGAAGAGGTACCCACAGCCTTGGTGGAGGCCCATGTTCGGAAAGTGGAAGAAGCAGCCAAAGTGACAGGCAAGGCAGACCCAGCCTTTGGTCTGGAAAGCAGCGGCATTGCAGGAACCACCTCTGATGAGCCTGAGCGCATAG AGGAAAGCGGGACTGATGAGGCACGGGCGGAGGGCCAGGCTGCAGATGAGAAGAAGGAGCCCAAG GAACCCCGAGAAGGAGGAGGGGCTATAGAGGAAGAAGCAAAGGAGAAAACAAGTGAGGCTCCCAAGAAGgatgaggagaaaggaaaagaaggtgaCAGTGAGAAGGAGTCAGAGAAAAGTGATGGGGACCCAATAG TTGATCCTGAAAAGGAGAAAGAGCCaaaggaaggacaggaggaagTGTTGAAGGAAGTGGTGGAGTcagaaggggagaggaagacaAAGGTGGAGCGGGACATTGGTGAGGGCAACCTCTCCACTGCTGCTGCCGCTGCCCTGGCTGCTGCTGCAGTGAAGGCCAAG CACTTGGCTGCTGTTGAGGAGAGGAAGATCAAATCTTTGGTGGCCCTGCTTGTGGAGACCCAGATGAAAAAATTGGAGATCAAACTCCGGCACTTTGAGGAACTGGAGACGATCATGGACCGGGAGCGAGAAGCA CTGGAGTATCAGAGGCAGCAGCTCCTGGCCGACCGACAAGCCTTCCACATGGAGCAGCTGAAGTATGCGGAGATGAGGGCCCGGCAGCAGCACTTCCAGCAGATGCACCAACAGCAGCAACAGCCACCGCCAACCCTGCCACCAGGCTCACAGCCCATACCCCCGACAGGGGCTACTGCTGGGCCACCCACAGTCCATGGCCTGGCTGTGGCTCCAGCTGCTGTGGCCCCTGCTCCTGCTGGCAGTGGGGCCCTTCCTGGAAGCTTGGGTCCTTCTGAACAGATTGGGCAGGCAGGGTCAACTGCAGGGCCACAGCAGCCACAACCAGTTGGAGCCCCCCAGCCTGGGGCAGTCCCACCAGGGGTACCCCCCCCTGGACCCCATG GCCCCTCACCGTTCCCCAACCAACAAACTCCTCCCTCAATGATGCCAGGGGCAGTGCCAGGCAGCGGGCACCCAGGCGTGGCGGGTAATACTCCTTTGGGTTTGCCTTTTGGCAtgccgcctcctcctcctcctgctccatcCATCATCCCATTTGGTAGTCTAGCTGACTCCATCAGTATTaaccttccccctcctcctaaCCTGCATGGGCATCACCACCATCTCCCGTTCGCCCCGGGCACTCTCCCCCCACCTAACCTGCCTGTGTCCATGGCGAACCCTCTACATCCTAACCTGCCGGCGACCACCACCATGCCATCTTCCTTGCCTCTTGGGCCGGGGCTCGGATCCGCCGCAGCCCAGAGCCCTGCCATTGTGGCAGCTGTTCAGGGCAACCTCCTGCCCAGTGCCAGCCCACTGCCAG ACCCAGGCACCCCCCTGCCTCCAGACCCCACAGCCCCAAGCCCAGGCACAGTCACCCCTGTGCCTCCTCCACAATGa
- the Smarcc2 gene encoding SWI/SNF complex subunit SMARCC2 isoform X3: protein MAVRKKDGGPNVKYYEAADTVTQFDNVRLWLGKNYKKYIQAEPPTNKSLSSLVVQLLQFQEEVFGKHVSNAPLTKLPIKCFLDFKAGGSLCHILAAAYKFKSDQGWRRYDFQNPSRMDRNVEMFMTIEKSLVQNNCLSRPNIFLCPEIEPKLLGKLKDIIKRHQGTVTEDKNNASHVVYPVPGNLEEEEWVRPVMKRDKQVLLHWGYYPDSYDTWIPASEIEASVEDAPTPEKPRKVHAKWILDTDTFNEWMNEEDYEVNDDKNPVSRRKKISAKTLTDEVNSPDSDRRDKKGGNYKKRKRSPSPSPTPEAKKKNAKKGPSTPYTKSKRGHREEEQEDLTKDMDEPSPVPNVEEVTLPKTVNTKKDSESAPVKGGTMTDLDEQEDESMETTGKDEDESSTGNKGEQTKNPDLHEDNVTEQTHHIIIPSYAAWFDYNSVHAIERRALPEFFNGKNKSKTPEIYLAYRNFMIDTYRLNPQEYLTSTACRRNLAGDVCAIMRVHAFLEQWGLINYQVDAESRPTPMGPPPTSHFHVLADTPSGLVPLQPKTPQQSSASQQMLNFPDKGKEKPTDMQNFGLRTDMYTKKNVPSKSKAAASATREWTEQETLLLLEALEMYKDDWNKVSEHVGSRTQDECILHFLRLPIEDPYLEDSEASLGPLAYQPIPFSQSGNPVMSTVAFLASVVDPRVASAAAKSALEEFSKMKEEVPTALVEAHVRKVEEAAKVTGKADPAFGLESSGIAGTTSDEPERIEESGTDEARAEGQAADEKKEPKEPREGGGAIEEEAKEKTSEAPKKDEEKGKEGDSEKESEKSDGDPIVDPEKEKEPKEGQEEVLKEVVESEGERKTKVERDIGEGNLSTAAAAALAAAAVKAKHLAAVEERKIKSLVALLVETQMKKLEIKLRHFEELETIMDREREALEYQRQQLLADRQAFHMEQLKYAEMRARQQHFQQMHQQQQQPPPTLPPGSQPIPPTGATAGPPTVHGLAVAPAAVAPAPAGSGALPGSLGPSEQIGQAGSTAGPQQPQPVGAPQPGAVPPGVPPPGPHGPSPFPNQQTPPSMMPGAVPGSGHPGVAGNTPLGLPFGMPPPPPPAPSIIPFGSLADSISINLPPPPNLHGHHHHLPFAPGTLPPPNLPVSMANPLHPNLPATTTMPSSLPLGPGLGSAAAQSPAIVAAVQGNLLPSASPLPDPGTPLPPDPTAPSPGTVTPVPPPQ, encoded by the exons ATGGCGGTGCGGAAGAAGGACGGCGGCCCCAACGTGAAGTACTACGAGGCCGCGGACACTGTGACCCAGTTCGACAACGTGCGGCTCTGGCTAGGCAAGAACTACAAGAAG TATATACAAGCTGAACCACCTACCAACAAGTCCCTGTCTAGCCTGGTTGTACAGTTGCTACAATTTCAGGAAGAAGTTTTTGGCAAACATGTAAGCAATGCACCACTCACTAAGCTGCCG atCAAATGTTTCCTAGATTTCAAAGCAGGAGGCTCCCTGTGCCACATTCTTGCAGCTGCCTATAAATTCAAGagtgaccagggatg GCGGCGTTATGATTTCCAGAATCCATCACGCATGGACCGCAATGTGGAAATGTTCATGACCATTGAGAAGTCTTTGGTACAG AATAATTGTCTGTCTCGACCTAACATTTTTCTGTGCCCAGAAATTGAGCCTAAACTGCTAGGGAAATTAAAGGACATTATCAAGAGACACCAG GGAACAGTCACGGAGGATAAGAACAATGCCTCCCATGTTGTGTATCCTGTCCCAGGAAACCTAGAAGAAG AGGAATGGGTACGACCAGTCATGAAGAGAGATAAGCAGGTTCTTCTGCACTGGGGCTACTATCCTGACAG TTATGACACATGGATCCCTGcaagtgaaattgaagcatctGTGGAAGATGCTCCAACTCCTGAGAAACCTAGGAAG GTTCATGCAAAGTGGATCTTGGACACAGACACCttcaatgaatggatgaatgaggaAGACTATGAAGTAAATGATGACAAAAATCCTGTCTCCCGCCGAAAAAAGATTTCAGCTAAGACATTGACAGATGAG GTAAATAGCCCGGATTCAGATCGACGAGACAAGAAGGGGGGGAACTATAAAAAGAGGAAGCGCTCCCCCTCTCCTTCACCAACCCCAGAAGCTAAGAAGAAAAATGCTAAGAAAGG TCCCTCAACACCTTATACCAAGTCAAAGCGTGGCCACAGAGAAGAGGAACAAGAAGACCTGACAAAAGACATGGATGAGCCCTCTCCAGTTCCCAATGTAGAAGAGGTGACACTGCCCAAAACAG TCAACACTAAGAAGGACTCAGAGTCAGCCCCAGTCAAAGGAGGCACCATGACTGACCTGG aTGAACAGGAGGATGAAAGCATGGAAACCACGGGCAAG GATGAGGATGAAAGCAGTACGGGGAACAAGGGGGAGCAGACCAAGAATCCAGACCTGCATGAGGACAATGTGACTGAACAGACCCACCACATCATTATTCCCAGCTATGCTGCCTGGTTTGACTACAACAG CGTTCATGCTATTGAGCGGAGGGCTCTCCCTGAGTTCTTTAACGGCAAGAACAAGTCCAAGACTCCAGAGAT CTACCTGGCCTATCGAAACTTCATGATTGACACTTACCGACTGAACCCCCAGGAGTATCTCACCTCCACTGCCTGCCGCCGGAACCTGGCAGGTGATGTCTGTGCCATCATGAG gGTCCATGCCTTCCTAGAACAGTGGGGTCTTATTAACTATCAGGTGGATGCTGAGAGTCGACCAACCCCAATGGGGCCTCCACCCACCTCTCACTTCCATGTCTTGGCAGACACACCTTCGGGGCTGGTACCTCTGCAGCCCAAGACTCCACAG CAGAGCTCTGCTTCCCAGCAAATGCTCAACTTTCCTGACAAAGGCAAAGAAAAACCAACAGATATGCAGAACTTTGGGCTGCGCACAGACATGTACACAAAGAAGAATGTCCCTTCCAAG AGCAAAGCTGCAGCCAGTGCCACTCGAGAGTGGACAGAACAGGAGACTCTGCTTCTTCTGGAG GCCCTGGAAATGTACAAGGATGACTGGAACAAAGTATCTGAACATGTGGGAAGCCGTACACAGGACGAGTGCATCTTGCATTTTCTTCGCCTTCCCATTGAAGACCCATACCTGGAGGACTCAGAGGCCTCCCTGGGCCCCCTGGCCTACCAACCCATCCCCTTCAGTCAGTCGGGCAACCCTGTTATGAGCACTGTTGCCTTCCTGGCTTCTGTTGTTGATCCCCGAGTCGCCTCTGCTGCTGCAAAGTCAGCCCTAG AGGAGTTCTCCAAAATGAAAGAAGAGGTACCCACAGCCTTGGTGGAGGCCCATGTTCGGAAAGTGGAAGAAGCAGCCAAAGTGACAGGCAAGGCAGACCCAGCCTTTGGTCTGGAAAGCAGCGGCATTGCAGGAACCACCTCTGATGAGCCTGAGCGCATAG AGGAAAGCGGGACTGATGAGGCACGGGCGGAGGGCCAGGCTGCAGATGAGAAGAAGGAGCCCAAG GAACCCCGAGAAGGAGGAGGGGCTATAGAGGAAGAAGCAAAGGAGAAAACAAGTGAGGCTCCCAAGAAGgatgaggagaaaggaaaagaaggtgaCAGTGAGAAGGAGTCAGAGAAAAGTGATGGGGACCCAATAG TTGATCCTGAAAAGGAGAAAGAGCCaaaggaaggacaggaggaagTGTTGAAGGAAGTGGTGGAGTcagaaggggagaggaagacaAAGGTGGAGCGGGACATTGGTGAGGGCAACCTCTCCACTGCTGCTGCCGCTGCCCTGGCTGCTGCTGCAGTGAAGGCCAAG CACTTGGCTGCTGTTGAGGAGAGGAAGATCAAATCTTTGGTGGCCCTGCTTGTGGAGACCCAGATGAAAAAATTGGAGATCAAACTCCGGCACTTTGAGGAACTGGAGACGATCATGGACCGGGAGCGAGAAGCA CTGGAGTATCAGAGGCAGCAGCTCCTGGCCGACCGACAAGCCTTCCACATGGAGCAGCTGAAGTATGCGGAGATGAGGGCCCGGCAGCAGCACTTCCAGCAGATGCACCAACAGCAGCAACAGCCACCGCCAACCCTGCCACCAGGCTCACAGCCCATACCCCCGACAGGGGCTACTGCTGGGCCACCCACAGTCCATGGCCTGGCTGTGGCTCCAGCTGCTGTGGCCCCTGCTCCTGCTGGCAGTGGGGCCCTTCCTGGAAGCTTGGGTCCTTCTGAACAGATTGGGCAGGCAGGGTCAACTGCAGGGCCACAGCAGCCACAACCAGTTGGAGCCCCCCAGCCTGGGGCAGTCCCACCAGGGGTACCCCCCCCTGGACCCCATG GCCCCTCACCGTTCCCCAACCAACAAACTCCTCCCTCAATGATGCCAGGGGCAGTGCCAGGCAGCGGGCACCCAGGCGTGGCGGGTAATACTCCTTTGGGTTTGCCTTTTGGCAtgccgcctcctcctcctcctgctccatcCATCATCCCATTTGGTAGTCTAGCTGACTCCATCAGTATTaaccttccccctcctcctaaCCTGCATGGGCATCACCACCATCTCCCGTTCGCCCCGGGCACTCTCCCCCCACCTAACCTGCCTGTGTCCATGGCGAACCCTCTACATCCTAACCTGCCGGCGACCACCACCATGCCATCTTCCTTGCCTCTTGGGCCGGGGCTCGGATCCGCCGCAGCCCAGAGCCCTGCCATTGTGGCAGCTGTTCAGGGCAACCTCCTGCCCAGTGCCAGCCCACTGCCAG ACCCAGGCACCCCCCTGCCTCCAGACCCCACAGCCCCAAGCCCAGGCACAGTCACCCCTGTGCCTCCTCCACAATGa
- the Smarcc2 gene encoding SWI/SNF complex subunit SMARCC2 isoform X7: MHHSLSCRRRYDFQNPSRMDRNVEMFMTIEKSLVQNNCLSRPNIFLCPEIEPKLLGKLKDIIKRHQGTVTEDKNNASHVVYPVPGNLEEEEWVRPVMKRDKQVLLHWGYYPDSYDTWIPASEIEASVEDAPTPEKPRKVHAKWILDTDTFNEWMNEEDYEVNDDKNPVSRRKKISAKTLTDEVNSPDSDRRDKKGGNYKKRKRSPSPSPTPEAKKKNAKKGPSTPYTKSKRGHREEEQEDLTKDMDEPSPVPNVEEVTLPKTVNTKKDSESAPVKGGTMTDLDEQEDESMETTGKDEDESSTGNKGEQTKNPDLHEDNVTEQTHHIIIPSYAAWFDYNSVHAIERRALPEFFNGKNKSKTPEIYLAYRNFMIDTYRLNPQEYLTSTACRRNLAGDVCAIMRVHAFLEQWGLINYQVDAESRPTPMGPPPTSHFHVLADTPSGLVPLQPKTPQGRQVDADTKAGRKGKELDELVPETAKGKPELQSSASQQMLNFPDKGKEKPTDMQNFGLRTDMYTKKNVPSKSKAAASATREWTEQETLLLLEALEMYKDDWNKVSEHVGSRTQDECILHFLRLPIEDPYLEDSEASLGPLAYQPIPFSQSGNPVMSTVAFLASVVDPRVASAAAKSALEEFSKMKEEVPTALVEAHVRKVEEAAKVTGKADPAFGLESSGIAGTTSDEPERIEESGTDEARAEGQAADEKKEPKEPREGGGAIEEEAKEKTSEAPKKDEEKGKEGDSEKESEKSDGDPIVDPEKEKEPKEGQEEVLKEVVESEGERKTKVERDIGEGNLSTAAAAALAAAAVKAKHLAAVEERKIKSLVALLVETQMKKLEIKLRHFEELETIMDREREALEYQRQQLLADRQAFHMEQLKYAEMRARQQHFQQMHQQQQQPPPTLPPGSQPIPPTGATAGPPTVHGLAVAPAAVAPAPAGSGALPGSLGPSEQIGQAGSTAGPQQPQPVGAPQPGAVPPGVPPPGPHGPSPFPNQQTPPSMMPGAVPGSGHPGVAGNTPLGLPFGMPPPPPPAPSIIPFGSLADSISINLPPPPNLHGHHHHLPFAPGTLPPPNLPVSMANPLHPNLPATTTMPSSLPLGPGLGSAAAQSPAIVAAVQGNLLPSASPLPDPGTPLPPDPTAPSPGTVTPVPPPQ; this comes from the exons ATGCACCACTCACTAAGCTGCCG GCGGCGTTATGATTTCCAGAATCCATCACGCATGGACCGCAATGTGGAAATGTTCATGACCATTGAGAAGTCTTTGGTACAG AATAATTGTCTGTCTCGACCTAACATTTTTCTGTGCCCAGAAATTGAGCCTAAACTGCTAGGGAAATTAAAGGACATTATCAAGAGACACCAG GGAACAGTCACGGAGGATAAGAACAATGCCTCCCATGTTGTGTATCCTGTCCCAGGAAACCTAGAAGAAG AGGAATGGGTACGACCAGTCATGAAGAGAGATAAGCAGGTTCTTCTGCACTGGGGCTACTATCCTGACAG TTATGACACATGGATCCCTGcaagtgaaattgaagcatctGTGGAAGATGCTCCAACTCCTGAGAAACCTAGGAAG GTTCATGCAAAGTGGATCTTGGACACAGACACCttcaatgaatggatgaatgaggaAGACTATGAAGTAAATGATGACAAAAATCCTGTCTCCCGCCGAAAAAAGATTTCAGCTAAGACATTGACAGATGAG GTAAATAGCCCGGATTCAGATCGACGAGACAAGAAGGGGGGGAACTATAAAAAGAGGAAGCGCTCCCCCTCTCCTTCACCAACCCCAGAAGCTAAGAAGAAAAATGCTAAGAAAGG TCCCTCAACACCTTATACCAAGTCAAAGCGTGGCCACAGAGAAGAGGAACAAGAAGACCTGACAAAAGACATGGATGAGCCCTCTCCAGTTCCCAATGTAGAAGAGGTGACACTGCCCAAAACAG TCAACACTAAGAAGGACTCAGAGTCAGCCCCAGTCAAAGGAGGCACCATGACTGACCTGG aTGAACAGGAGGATGAAAGCATGGAAACCACGGGCAAG GATGAGGATGAAAGCAGTACGGGGAACAAGGGGGAGCAGACCAAGAATCCAGACCTGCATGAGGACAATGTGACTGAACAGACCCACCACATCATTATTCCCAGCTATGCTGCCTGGTTTGACTACAACAG CGTTCATGCTATTGAGCGGAGGGCTCTCCCTGAGTTCTTTAACGGCAAGAACAAGTCCAAGACTCCAGAGAT CTACCTGGCCTATCGAAACTTCATGATTGACACTTACCGACTGAACCCCCAGGAGTATCTCACCTCCACTGCCTGCCGCCGGAACCTGGCAGGTGATGTCTGTGCCATCATGAG gGTCCATGCCTTCCTAGAACAGTGGGGTCTTATTAACTATCAGGTGGATGCTGAGAGTCGACCAACCCCAATGGGGCCTCCACCCACCTCTCACTTCCATGTCTTGGCAGACACACCTTCGGGGCTGGTACCTCTGCAGCCCAAGACTCCACAG GGCCGCCAGGTTGATGCTGATACCAAGGCTGGGCGGAAGGGCAAAGAGCTGGATGAACTGGTGCCAGAGACGGCTAAGGGCAAGCCAGAGCTG CAGAGCTCTGCTTCCCAGCAAATGCTCAACTTTCCTGACAAAGGCAAAGAAAAACCAACAGATATGCAGAACTTTGGGCTGCGCACAGACATGTACACAAAGAAGAATGTCCCTTCCAAG AGCAAAGCTGCAGCCAGTGCCACTCGAGAGTGGACAGAACAGGAGACTCTGCTTCTTCTGGAG GCCCTGGAAATGTACAAGGATGACTGGAACAAAGTATCTGAACATGTGGGAAGCCGTACACAGGACGAGTGCATCTTGCATTTTCTTCGCCTTCCCATTGAAGACCCATACCTGGAGGACTCAGAGGCCTCCCTGGGCCCCCTGGCCTACCAACCCATCCCCTTCAGTCAGTCGGGCAACCCTGTTATGAGCACTGTTGCCTTCCTGGCTTCTGTTGTTGATCCCCGAGTCGCCTCTGCTGCTGCAAAGTCAGCCCTAG AGGAGTTCTCCAAAATGAAAGAAGAGGTACCCACAGCCTTGGTGGAGGCCCATGTTCGGAAAGTGGAAGAAGCAGCCAAAGTGACAGGCAAGGCAGACCCAGCCTTTGGTCTGGAAAGCAGCGGCATTGCAGGAACCACCTCTGATGAGCCTGAGCGCATAG AGGAAAGCGGGACTGATGAGGCACGGGCGGAGGGCCAGGCTGCAGATGAGAAGAAGGAGCCCAAG GAACCCCGAGAAGGAGGAGGGGCTATAGAGGAAGAAGCAAAGGAGAAAACAAGTGAGGCTCCCAAGAAGgatgaggagaaaggaaaagaaggtgaCAGTGAGAAGGAGTCAGAGAAAAGTGATGGGGACCCAATAG TTGATCCTGAAAAGGAGAAAGAGCCaaaggaaggacaggaggaagTGTTGAAGGAAGTGGTGGAGTcagaaggggagaggaagacaAAGGTGGAGCGGGACATTGGTGAGGGCAACCTCTCCACTGCTGCTGCCGCTGCCCTGGCTGCTGCTGCAGTGAAGGCCAAG CACTTGGCTGCTGTTGAGGAGAGGAAGATCAAATCTTTGGTGGCCCTGCTTGTGGAGACCCAGATGAAAAAATTGGAGATCAAACTCCGGCACTTTGAGGAACTGGAGACGATCATGGACCGGGAGCGAGAAGCA CTGGAGTATCAGAGGCAGCAGCTCCTGGCCGACCGACAAGCCTTCCACATGGAGCAGCTGAAGTATGCGGAGATGAGGGCCCGGCAGCAGCACTTCCAGCAGATGCACCAACAGCAGCAACAGCCACCGCCAACCCTGCCACCAGGCTCACAGCCCATACCCCCGACAGGGGCTACTGCTGGGCCACCCACAGTCCATGGCCTGGCTGTGGCTCCAGCTGCTGTGGCCCCTGCTCCTGCTGGCAGTGGGGCCCTTCCTGGAAGCTTGGGTCCTTCTGAACAGATTGGGCAGGCAGGGTCAACTGCAGGGCCACAGCAGCCACAACCAGTTGGAGCCCCCCAGCCTGGGGCAGTCCCACCAGGGGTACCCCCCCCTGGACCCCATG GCCCCTCACCGTTCCCCAACCAACAAACTCCTCCCTCAATGATGCCAGGGGCAGTGCCAGGCAGCGGGCACCCAGGCGTGGCGGGTAATACTCCTTTGGGTTTGCCTTTTGGCAtgccgcctcctcctcctcctgctccatcCATCATCCCATTTGGTAGTCTAGCTGACTCCATCAGTATTaaccttccccctcctcctaaCCTGCATGGGCATCACCACCATCTCCCGTTCGCCCCGGGCACTCTCCCCCCACCTAACCTGCCTGTGTCCATGGCGAACCCTCTACATCCTAACCTGCCGGCGACCACCACCATGCCATCTTCCTTGCCTCTTGGGCCGGGGCTCGGATCCGCCGCAGCCCAGAGCCCTGCCATTGTGGCAGCTGTTCAGGGCAACCTCCTGCCCAGTGCCAGCCCACTGCCAG ACCCAGGCACCCCCCTGCCTCCAGACCCCACAGCCCCAAGCCCAGGCACAGTCACCCCTGTGCCTCCTCCACAATGa